The Branchiostoma lanceolatum isolate klBraLanc5 chromosome 7, klBraLanc5.hap2, whole genome shotgun sequence nucleotide sequence ttatttcatttttcatataatatacatacatgtatgtcaacatTTCATACTATAGTAGTACTTTCTTTGCACACTGTTTTCATCCTCTTTatgtggcatacatgtataaaggaaATCATAGGCAATACTCGGACTTTGAACGCCAGACAGAATCGTGTCCATCAGAACTCGGAAATGAATTGTTACGTGTTAGGCtgcttttttaaatttttcattCCCTCTCAGGCGGTGGGCCCTTATTAGGGAGTGAAATCCCACCTGTGGCTATGATTGTTCCAAGGCATTAATCAATACTAATGTGGTTTATTGTTCATAAAACATAAAAGTTAATATAGGCATTGTTCGTCAAACATGAAATTCATAATTCGTAAAACACAAAAGTCATTAATTTGTGCAACTTTTATACACAACTTACCACAACCACTAACGTAACAGGACCAATCATCGTGCAGGACCAGttatcgtccagtttgggtcatgttcACATGTCGAGGTGCATTTTGAGAGAGctagttctcatgagcaataaagaacgtcagaagtatgatccttagtcatatcttctttatacaaaacaGTTAAATAGGTTTACGTCCAGTGACATAACAGGATAAAcacctgaaccagtaacagcaagttgcaTGGAAGCGTCatacatgacgtatttcatatgcgATTCGACACCGtgtatttcatcatgtttttctaacttacacgatagctagtatcttttaaaagtagctgacgttaaacctttctttgatattcagactatccaaggtgattcgaggtttgaaactcttgccagtttaaGGAAGGTTTGTTACAACCTAGCGCCCCCCGATCTGatggtacatttttgcacggcataacatcatggccatgcgtttatcgcGTGAACGCCGCGTGCCGCTGATGTCAgtgaaattcacagatcaacattgttttcttccatcgcatCAAGTAAGCGGCTACTTTGGACGGttattgtgcatttttttctggtttacGTTCTTCAAGCacagcgctagaagggaaaagactgaagtggacaataatgggtaagcctagcacaattctacaccatatacatcagtataaatacatgctcgcacggcgttaaacaggcggagaaaaacttacagaccatgcatttttttcttgttagaagagccgATATGTcagcccatgggtttaacatttggctctgtccgcgtggTTTtgagataaatacgttttgaataaattggacgataattggtcctGTTACGTTACCTGCCACTCATTAAACTCATACATCATTCGTCCCGGGGTATCATTCACTTGTGTCACAAGTGTACAGACTATTCCTTAGTATTCAAGACTGAACACATAACCCAATATGTAGAAAGGTCCACGATAGTACATCAGTCATCATCCTTTCAACACAATGGCACTAGTGTAGATGTATTCATGCTGAGAAGTATATTTGTGCACCATTGCAAATACTAACCCAACGTTACTAGTGGTGCTGATTTCCTTCTCCGACGACAGCGGTGTATCAAACTCGTTCATCAGTTCCCACTCAGTCTCAATACCAAAGGTAGTGATTGGTCTAGCCTAAAGCGTACAAAATCAAACTTTGTAAGACAGCGTTGCATAAGAAACCTAAAGTGTTAACTCTGAAACCAAGCTTGCTAttacctagcctccgttgcagactccttccgactgtttttttttcaagttacagtcttattataataatattatatataaccttttcttttatttcccggcaatcaataagaaaaaaagtaatgtattgtgataaaactgtaacttgaaaacaaaacccatccggacggagtctgcaacggaggctagctgtTACCAATGTCTGAACATCTGGCATCATATTGTTTGATTTACTCATTTTATCACCCTGCTTACTAAGATGACATGTgtgtaaaagaaatggaaatttatttatttcaacaatGCCATGTCGTTTGGAATGCTTGCCTACTGATATAAAGTCTGTGTTGCACACTTCACTATATACCGACAGATCCACTATTTTTACAGTACCTGAAGTAGATAGACTGTGTCTTGGTTCACTGCCCATTCTATATCTTGTGGTCCACCATAGGCTTCCTCCACCTGAAACACACAATCATAACCTTTGTAGCTACTTGGAAAGCAATACATAATGTTATGGATGTATATCGCCCAGATTGCATGTCATCTACCCTGGTCATGTACACAATGTGGCATGCAGCTATATCATTGCTTGCCCATTAGACCCATCGGAATCTGCTTTTTTATCTAATTTTTAGTATCTAGTTAAGCTACAATTCTTAGTATAATTTCTGTTAAACTAGGACAGCAAAAACCATCCATACCTGTACAGCAATGTGCCCAAGACGGACAGCTGTGTCATTACTTAGACAACACTTCTCAGACTGAGCTGAAGTCACCTCCTGCAGTGCTGTTCCTCCATTATCTGTAACAAAAATATcctaaaattcaatcaatcaatcaagctcTGTTAAACATCgagacaaaaatcatgaaaatccattaacaaattttctacagaaaacaaaatcagAGGTAACATCTTCCATCTCATTTGCCATAGTTTCTGACCAGCACAGTGGGATGTCCCTGTCGCTCAACCCAAGTCAAGTCCtgggaagggacataaaatggggatcccgtgttcgaggaggttccTGCAGCCCGTTAAAAGGCAAGGCCAGGGCTAACAACTCCTCCacgcaaaaatataccctgctacagacaGAGCTTGGAActttgctgacctatgtgctactactaggcattacaaggtcaacaacaacaacagtgatTTACCTAGAGGAATCACCTGTTGAGTCTTGCTGCCCAGATCCACACCTTCCACTTGGTACGAACCGTCCACACCACGGGACAGGGTGATGGTGTCAGGATGGGACTCACCACTCACTACAGACTGGGGGGGGGAGGTACAAGGAGCAGAAATAGTGTCATTGGATAGGTCTTAGTGAAATAAACAGAGTGGTTATTACTGACCTGTGAACAAAATACAGCTGCTTACTGCAGGGCTTATCATAATTGAACAGTGAATATAGAATCAAAAACACAGCAACATTAATTCAGAttcgtttgtgaaggttagacgtccacgaacaataactagaaaaaaacgATTTTATATGACAAATCgtacagtcatgcataagcgacattgaaatgtaaaacatgttgAGAAGGTTCCTATGCTAAGACAACACAATAGGATTTACAGCTATTGAGGAACATATGAACATAAATCGAGATTATAACGTTGCACGCAAACAAGGGACCATGGGCTTATTGGGAGAACCTTTTGATAAGATTTAACATTTTCACATTCATATAGTCACGTACAACTCACCTCTCCCAGTCCATAGTTGGCATTGATAACCATCTTGCCTGGATGTCCTGTCACAGGGTGCTGAGTAAAAAGGACACCTGCAGAAACACAGACCAATCTTAACACAACTTACAACTTATACTTCTTTGATACTTTCATTGATACTTCTGGTCCAAATAAGGAAAAACTTTCTTCTGGTCAATGAAAATTCTGTCAGAATATTGACTTATTATCTAGGAAAATGAATTTCTGCTAATTTGCCTTTCACTCCAAAATTAGAAACTACGTATACAATGTAACCCCAACGAATTACAACATTCTACATTTCATTCACCTGCTACTTCTGCTGGCACCATCTCCTGTACCACCACAGCCATGGAGGACACAACAGGCTGGCCATGTTGTCTGTGGAGAGAGGTAGATCATGTGTGTGAACGTATGTACTAGTATCTATCAATAATGATAAGTTAACAATAACAGTCGGGAAGATTATGGtaaatgactttttgaagttAATGAATCAACTATAAATTTCAATCAAGTTAATGAACCAGTTATGAATTTCAATCATATACACGATGAGACGGTTTGCAATTATAGCCAACATACAAAAAAGGCCAGTATActaattgtgtacatgtatttacaaagtAACTCAATTTTCAGCCTTTCTAACCTTCTATACTGGACTGCAGGAAAACCATAGAGTGAGGCCCAACACTTCTGAACTGAGTCACAGATCTGAAACAAATAtgcacaaaattttgacaagATATTTTGATAATGAAGTTGAAACATCCAAGTTATTCAGGATGTGTATGCTGGATTCATGTTTAGCAAGTTTAGCAAGAAGAGGCTAAGAACAGGTTTAATGCGTAATCATGGTCTAAATTGTGGTTTTAGGAGAGTATTAAAACAAGATGAAGGAATCTCTACCTGGTCCAGCCCTCGGATACCCAGCTCTGTTATCATCTGTCCTGCTGCAGACATCTCCTCCGTGTCTTCACCTGAGCGAGGAACACACATCTTATTTCTGTATGTTTTAAGCAAATTAGATACACATGTGTGGTGTCAAGTGGCTAAGGCTAACAGACATGAAAATGAAGAGGttacgggttcgattcctgggatTACTGGCAAGACGTTGGGTCGTTGGTAAAGGCTcctaacatgactttcctcactccaccaaggtgtaaagTGGGTACCTCGGTGGGGGAGGTTAAAGACGTCGGAAGTAGAGGGATGGGGTCGGCCTAACATTATTATGCCCTCGATATAGTGGATTAATAAACCACTGCCTCGACGGCCtcaaggctatgggacctttaccttttttttcaccTAATGGATGGCAAGAAAACAATATTCCAGAAGAAAAAGATTGTCTATGTGTCACAGTATGAGGAATTCAAAGCACAGTACCTACCAATAGCAGATGAGCGAACAGCAAATTGGCTGGTTGTACTTAGGTTGTCCAGTTCAGCTTTGATGGCTTCTCGCACTTCCGGCACCAAAACAACAGATGTAAACATTTCCCCAACACTGACAGGTGTGGAAAATCACAGGCAAGTTTTACAAGTTGAAGTAACAGGAGAGAGATTTTGATAAGAATTTACAAAAGTGATCAAtcaaaattttctttcttttaaagtaaattaaaaaaatagaATAATGCAGCACTTGCCTCTGGCACATTCCCTGCAGTGCATCCACATGGCCGCtacttcagaaaaaaagaagcGGGATAGCAAAAGATTTATGATAGTTGGCAATACCATGATATACATTGCAGCAATGGGTACAAGGAAGTCTTGTATGATGGTGAGGACTGTCCAAAGAAATGGCATGGGAACCTTAATCACTGATGATGTAGAATATACTTTCAGGATTACTGCTGGAACAAAATATGTAGACAATGGTAAAATACATACCACGACACTTTCTTGAGCTCTTCCAGCTTTGACTTCAATGTTGGATGAAGCTATAATGGCAACCAGATAAGATGACATGTTTTCATCTCAGGCTCTCGATGACATGAGTGTATCACAAAATCAAAAAGACATataatttatttattattaaccAACCCCAAAAGTTCTTATCAACACCAACCTTGATGTTTAATTTTGATGTTAATATTTTAAGACACTGACCTTCAGCTGTAATTCCATGGCTGCCATGGTAACACAGAACCCAGATGGAACCTTAAACTGAAATAGGAGACAGATAACCAACATGAATGTACAGTCAATAGTAATTTGGAAAATGAGATGAAACAAAGACTGTCAGCGCCtgtcattccatcatttgacagaattttgctgCATATGACGGAAAGATTCTTTCAACTTTGACAAATATCCATGGGTAAAGATATAGAAATATCCAAATTTGAATGTCCAAACACCAGCctggaaataaaaaagaattACAGACATTTGTACACGATGAGGGGAAGAAGTCTTTTTATCGTTTTACCATCCCTAATCTTAAAAATACTTCTTTTTAGGAATTGGTTAGacgaaaaaaattcaaactggCTAGAGTCCTGAATGAACATTTCATAACAGACCTAAGAGAAATGCTGATGAGGGGAAAATGTGGGGATAAATGTATTACCATTGCACCATTGCTCTGCAGAGCAGTCAGTGTGGCAAGACTGCTCCCCTTCCCTCCCACCAGTTCAGTACTGCGGCAGACTGGGGTGGACAGGGGCAGGGTCAGCAGGTTCTGGTGTGAACTGGTGACGTCTGGCAGTGGCTGCTGTGGTCTGGACTCACGGGGAGGCAGGGGACAGCCAGTAGTGTTCCTTTGTTGACAAAGTGGACAAGGAAATATAAGAtttctgcagcagaactgtGCCTTTGAGTAATCCTTGTGCAGtggatttcttcttttttaagaGCTTACAACTTGTTAGGTTGATCTGTTTATCTGCTTGTACCCAAGAGGAAGATTAACATCACTTAAGAACAGGACCAAAAGATGGATGTTAAACACTCACTTGTAATTGAACTCACAGACTCCCCAACCACTCAAGCCATTAACAGTGAAGTTAGCAAGTCGTTCGTGTACACGAGATTCCCACTGAAGCCCGTTGTACCAGGTAGGCTGACAGTATATCTCCACCTGCACATGGTATGTCTTGCCCCCTGAAAAGTAGACAAAAACAATCAATTCAAACTTTAAAATGCTGGTTCGGACAGTAATATCCAAGCTAGGACTTTTGCAATAAGAATTAGAAATcatcttattttctttcaaactgaAGGATATTGATCTCGTCAAAACTGCTTATCTGTAATATTGTTGGCTGTTATGTAATTATGTGATTAGTGCTAgatgtttttagattttagtatcagggatacctgaagaACAGGCTTGTTGCCTGAGTGTGTgtttccctgtataaataaataaaataaaatgatatgACTGAGCGAGTAGATAAGGGCTGTCTCCGGGACCCATCCCTTTGTCCTGGGATGGAAGTTTGCTGGTTGGGACTGACATAGATTTCCCCCCACTTGTTCAAAGACCGTAACTTCATTACATcgaattgataaaaatgtatttttgtacgcttgaaatgacagatttaacagggTTGACAgcgttacataaatccaccacttttaaaaaaacaatgggtttaagagatctctaatgcagcacTCCCAAGGTATGCGCaaattagatatacaggagtgaatCATACCGGGGAACATAtttttggacatatcttttcagggtggcggaattatgtaccttagtggaattatgttagtacgtgttaagaaaaaaattaacaacacagGTTCCCAAACAaagagtgggatggaaaaaataaagtttgagATAGCCCTGGAGTAGATCCTATTTTGCTTCTAAGTGTACCTAACTGGTAAAAGGGACTCAAATGAGTTTTATCAAAATTAAGGAAAGATGTGTTTCCTATATAAAATCTTACAGAATCTGATATATTCCACGATCATTTGATAAGTGTTTTCAGTCACCTGCCACAAAGTTGAAGGAATAGCTGTCAGGCATGGTTCCATCTTCTCCAATACTCGACAATACCAAGTCCACTTCTGACACTGCCTCCATCTTCCCATTAGGGGCGAAGACATAGCCTGTCCTCAGACTAGTGGAAGAAGAgttgaaaaattaaaaagttACATTAAAATGTCAGTTAAAATGACATTGTGATACCCACATGAGCTGTTCTTTGATAGTACCAAAAGGCTTCAACTATTTGTTATGGGTGTCTAACTTGTCCCTAAACTAGTTTCGACAGAACATACCGCATAAGGCTATGTTCACCTATATAAGGATGATCTCCCGTCTATAATTCTCAAATGTTGTGTCTGAAAAGATGTTGTATGCAACGGAAAAAAATCTGATACAATGTTGAGTTGTTGACCAAATATCCaacaaaaaagaagattaattctaTTGTAATTACAAGATGACAGCTACTGTATATACCTGATAACACATAGTTGTTGTTGACACTTGACTTTGTCACTGATCATTGgtaaatacaaacaattcacAAGCCAGCCTGATCACCTGGAGTCTCAGCCCGTGCATGCACATTACGTTCTGGGACAGTGCTTGTTTTATACACTACTGGTACGGTTTTATTCTCTTGTGTAAGGAATAATAGCTCCTCTTAATCCAGGACTCATATCCCTATGTGTATTGATTACTGATTGAATACTAATGGTAACTTATTCCTCATTTCTGTGTGACTGTTTGAATGTCTCAGTAGCAGAATTTGGGTTTGCCTGGTGTGTGTGATGTAAGGAATTAAAGAAAAAAGCACACTAAGACTTACTCTGACGTAGTTGTTGGAAAACAAAGTGTAACAATCTGAAGACAGGAACCATCCTATAGACAAATCATCAATGCAAGGTGATATTGTCAAATAAAAGTTCAATTATGATGAAAACTTGACCGAGAAAATATACTTTAACAGAATTTCATTTATCACGTTTCTCCATGATCagtacaaaaaaataaatactCTGGTAAATTATTTTGATATGTGTATGCtctttactttttttcagtttgcCTTAAGTAAGTCAACGTGTACTCTAAGCAGATTGCCTGGATACAATTGGTTCCCCAAGATGACTTGGCAACCCTTGTTTAATGCTGCAATAAGCAGTTTGATTGACTATATCTAAAGCATGCATTCACTCATAGTATGTACAAAGAAACTGCCACTTTACCTCCAAGTAGGCAAAATGAACTATGTAGCGATGCATGAAGCCCCAGTCTCTCACACCTATGTAAACAGACAGATAAGACTGTGTGCCGACCTGGGTTTGGGAGTGGTCATGAGCAAAGATGTATGGACCTGAATAAATGCTTCCAAAATGCTTTAAGAGACGGTGATTAGATATCAGCAGGAATCGCTATGAAAGTTATTGCAATGTCTCATTATATAAAAGTAAGCGTTATTTGAGCTTCAGTACCTAAAGCCTCAGGATGGGAGGTGCAAGTAAATTTTGACACTACTTTTGAAGATGATGGTGACTGTCTaatgtgtgtaacgttacatgcatcaAATTTGTCAATGTGTACTTTGAGAACACTGGTTTCGTACAATTAAATGTAAGAAATATCGGCCATACCAGCCTTTCAATATGTGCAGATTAAGCATTATGCAATTTTGCAGCTTGGGTGTAACATTGAGCTTGACTGTGTCTTACCAAACGAGTGGTCCCTGAAACCCTTGAGTCTGACGTGCTGCTCCTCATGCCCCTCGATGTGCAGACCGCCCCACAGCTGTCCCCACTGGTTGTAATGAGTCTGGTGGGAACTGGAGtcaacatttgaaaaaatatcatgaaacaaCCAATTTTATAGATAGTAGATAAACATCAATACCTTGGAATTTTCAACACTGTGTGAACAGACAATAGGATAATATCCCACAAGTTATCACAGCTGATATACAATGTCAACAATGAGTTCTCTTGATAAGCAACTCACAAAATCAAAGCAATTGATATTTTGTCATCTCTTAATTGTTGACAAGTCTAACAAAGCTTCCAACAAGTTAATAGAACAACTACACTTATACCCTTGTCATATTTACGTGTTCAAACAATATGATACATAAAGGAAAATGAATTAGAGTTTGTTTAACAAATTTCTGGTGAGTTATCATGGAAAAGTAAAAATGTACCTTCTTAAGTCCTGGAAGAACTGTTGGTTCCACTTCTCGATGGCCATGGCACGGGCAATGGAGCGAGGATGAATGTcagtgtcaaagttgaagggtAAGGTGTAGGCAGACCACATGAAGGAGAACTTGACATGAACCAGACGACCCTCCTCCTTTGTTACATCAGTACGTGGTGATTCCGTCAGTCTGCAGATATGGGAAggttgttagtacatgtacataaggaaagtgaaaggaaagtgatctcaaaccagtttagctcaaatgaccTCAATGAACAGATGTGATAagcttccactggtcgtgacagagaagacagacgctatatacagtatttacaggttcattgtaccaaggacattcccctagctcttttcgacaagcacaaattatgaacagtggaccacggcgtAACGTCCCGtcttaaggactgcgaccctttccggtggctggtagcgcgcatgtcgggtgagcgacacagccgggatcgaacccggggcttttagttccagaggcaggatcGCTAAAGACTAAGTACGCTACCTGTACATGTGCATCTATACAACGTTTCATCAGATTTTTTGActtgattgaattgaaaaacgtTTTAACAGAACAAAACCTGCAATCATCTGATAATTGAAAATCTATATAATGCAAGTACATGGAGAAATAAGACAAACATTAGCATTGTCACATTCTCCTACTTGGAGCCTCACTGTGACCAATACAATAGACTTTGGAGAGGCTGTTCTAAACTGAGCTGAGTTTCCACTTTAGTTGGCGTGGCCTCCAAACAGATTAGAAACAGAGCAAATTAGAGAATTGGCATTAcccaaagaaaacatttataCGATTccttgattggctgacagctttttagaggccacgcccacaaacgttgaaacctcagcccggtttagcagagcctcccaaAAATATAATGTATACAGAGTAGGCTTCGGGTGGGGCTCTACATAGGAGAATGCATTGGTTCAGTGGTGATTTATATTCGCTGCAACCATTTAGTTTCTATGAACAAGTAATCACGAAAGATACCATATTAGTTGGTTGGTAGATTGGGTACAATATCATCCCTTATACGCAACTGTTCCAAAGAATTATGACTCTAAAAACAAGCATGTGTTGATTACCTCATCATTCCGTTGAACTGTACTTTCCATGTTCTCATGGCTTCCACTGGCTCAAAGCTCAGTCCTGCTGCGGAGAAGGTTTTCCCGTCCGTGTTGAAGACGGCGGTGTCCGGATGCTGCGGGGCCTGCAGCACGCCGACTCCAGGCACGTGAAGGATGAACCAGATCTCTGCACGACGGCCATGGCGCCGACAGATCCGCATCACTACAGCAGTTCCATCAGGAGCAAAGCCATTGAAGTAGGCGCTGTCCAAGGCCTACAGAGATGGATGATGTAAGGCTGCAGATATCTCCAAACGCCCTACAATTGCCGTTTACTTTCTTCTATCATAATCCTCTTTCTAACCGATTCAATATATTTTCTGTCCATTTTTAAGAATATAGTACTGTGTGTACATATGCTTGTTTTGGAAACAGAACAACAGATGCTTAACTGGATGGTAAGTGTGTGTGAGTTTTAAAATGTGTACATGCACCGTtgcaagaaaacaaattactaTTTTTCAAACCTTTCCTTTTAAAACTCTTAACATTTATCTGACATGTGTTTATATTTTAACAATAAATTGCAATAGTATATATGCTATTCTAATGACAAAAATTCCTTCTTTC carries:
- the LOC136438258 gene encoding uncharacterized protein codes for the protein MEEAATICVLVLQGIATAAVLYVIKSILTPDPPVHLGVYHRPGRWYGLKFALMYLLVKLQQGSKKRKREKDAPLVTGLPQSGYGVSSHDSQEDIEMDQPQELQDHEHALDSAYFNGFAPDGTAVVMRICRRHGRRAEIWFILHVPGVGVLQAPQHPDTAVFNTDGKTFSAAGLSFEPVEAMRTWKVQFNGMMRLTESPRTDVTKEEGRLVHVKFSFMWSAYTLPFNFDTDIHPRSIARAMAIEKWNQQFFQDLRSSHQTHYNQWGQLWGGLHIEGHEEQHVRLKGFRDHSFGVRDWGFMHRYIVHFAYLEDGSCLQIVTLCFPTTTSDLRTGYVFAPNGKMEAVSEVDLVLSSIGEDGTMPDSYSFNFVAGGKTYHVQVEIYCQPTWYNGLQWESRVHERLANFTVNGLSGWGVCEFNYKNTTGCPLPPRESRPQQPLPDVTSSHQNLLTLPLSTPVCRSTELVGGKGSSLATLTALQSNGAMFKVPSGFCVTMAAMELQLKLHPTLKSKLEELKKVSCSGHVDALQGMCQR